In one Bacillota bacterium genomic region, the following are encoded:
- a CDS encoding D-aminoacylase has translation MAEFDILIKNVKVIDGTGNPWYKSDVGIADGKIDYIGSIKDAEAATVIDGQDFVLSPGFIDEHAHSDLYMFNDSSIYPKIAQGITTDVSGNCGISCAPVSNEHFEYLKKYMSGLGAGINPPENWKDFTTFENYLNEINKLKLGPNVAFYVGQGTIRIAVMGFENRRATKEEMRRMKDLVREAMESGAVGMSTGLIYPPGVYTPKDELVELCKVVAEYGGVYASHIRNESYDVLNAVSEAIDIGRQAGTPVIISHHKVAGKRNWGKSVETLELIDRANREGIEVSLDQYPYKAGSSLLSASIPPQYHVGGVQKLIENLKDRENWESIKKDIMDDSSKWENFVLHCGMDSILVLSAKQTPEAEGKSIKEYADEKGVDPFETLFTVLVENEGAALAAYFMADDEDIERIMGHPYTMIATDGILAGPGVKAHPRCTGTFPRVLGRYVREKKVLRLEEAIRKMTSLPALKLGLKTKGLIKEGMDADLVIFDPNTIIDRADYLNHDGTNLGIKYVIVNGRVALKDNQYTGTAAGKVVRADR, from the coding sequence TTGACATTCTGATTAAGAATGTAAAGGTAATAGACGGTACGGGTAATCCGTGGTACAAATCGGATGTAGGTATTGCAGATGGAAAGATTGATTATATAGGCAGCATAAAAGATGCAGAAGCTGCTACGGTAATTGACGGTCAGGACTTCGTGCTGTCGCCGGGGTTTATTGACGAGCATGCCCATTCGGATTTATATATGTTCAATGACAGCTCAATATATCCCAAAATAGCGCAGGGTATAACAACTGACGTTTCAGGCAACTGCGGAATTTCCTGTGCTCCTGTATCGAATGAGCATTTCGAATATTTAAAGAAGTATATGTCAGGTCTGGGGGCAGGTATTAACCCGCCGGAAAACTGGAAAGATTTCACCACATTTGAAAATTACCTTAATGAAATTAATAAGTTAAAGCTCGGACCAAACGTAGCCTTTTACGTAGGTCAGGGGACTATACGTATAGCTGTTATGGGTTTTGAAAACCGCAGGGCAACAAAAGAAGAGATGCGGAGGATGAAGGATCTAGTAAGGGAAGCCATGGAAAGCGGTGCTGTCGGCATGTCCACAGGGCTTATATATCCCCCCGGTGTATACACCCCGAAGGATGAACTGGTTGAGCTCTGCAAAGTTGTGGCTGAGTACGGAGGGGTTTATGCAAGCCACATAAGGAATGAGTCCTACGATGTGTTGAATGCGGTTTCCGAGGCTATTGACATAGGGAGACAGGCAGGAACACCGGTAATAATATCCCACCACAAGGTTGCAGGAAAGAGAAACTGGGGTAAGTCTGTAGAGACACTGGAACTGATTGACCGTGCAAACCGGGAAGGTATAGAGGTATCCCTAGACCAGTACCCCTATAAAGCCGGGTCTTCACTGCTCAGTGCGTCAATACCTCCTCAGTACCATGTAGGAGGTGTGCAAAAGCTGATTGAAAACCTGAAGGATAGAGAGAACTGGGAGAGCATCAAGAAAGATATTATGGATGACAGCAGCAAATGGGAGAATTTTGTACTACACTGCGGCATGGACAGTATATTAGTGCTATCAGCAAAGCAGACCCCCGAAGCTGAGGGTAAAAGCATAAAGGAATATGCGGATGAGAAAGGCGTTGATCCATTCGAAACCCTGTTTACCGTACTGGTTGAAAATGAGGGTGCTGCTCTTGCTGCATATTTTATGGCAGATGATGAAGATATTGAAAGGATTATGGGACACCCTTATACGATGATTGCTACCGATGGTATACTTGCCGGTCCTGGCGTAAAGGCGCATCCAAGGTGTACAGGTACATTCCCCAGGGTGCTGGGAAGGTATGTGAGGGAGAAGAAAGTATTAAGGCTTGAAGAGGCCATAAGGAAGATGACCTCTCTCCCGGCTCTAAAACTGGGGTTAAAGACCAAAGGATTGATAAAGGAAGGAATGGATGCAGACCTTGTTATATTCGACCCTAATACAATAATTGACAGGGCTGATTATTTGAACCACGATGGGACAAACCTGGGTATCAAATATGTAATTGTGAACGGAAGAGTAGCACTGAAGGACAACCAGTATACAGGTACTGCTGCGGGAAAGGTTGTCAGGGCTGATAGATAA
- a CDS encoding OPT/YSL family transporter: MSEHDQAKVKVPEMTIRTIVLSIILSGILGVLNVYSGALTGVYWGGSVVAAVLGYAILSIGKNRPTILEGNIVQTISSAGGVAPVGIFNAYVAAMLLGMAFDFMTAVIVLTLGSVMGVLYVVVFRRALIVEEQLAFPAGIACAETLKVCDESGEEASKRAKLLAITAVIAAVVVLVRDQLHLIPFYIDFTKYLPEGFVFNIAIYPLMVALGYIIGIRPAIMFFVGGAVMWWVIGPVGFHMGVFPNPQVDPGPLKTWVTSPAVGLILGGSLMPMILKYKTFVRAFKTLANIKAVKEEKDVPLKYVLWGGGIVGALACIYYFVAFEVPVVITIASLVLIFFAIFVLTRCVGETGLNPGTLIGWATLGIIAAIGLKDPIKILLVGAFMMTASGLATDVMQDLKTGYLVGATPRTQIIGQFIGILPGLLTGVFAAYVIIGAHGIGSPQAPFPMGFAWKGVAESLAGGGSVIDYVPLLIAAVIGAVSTFFALPTLTAGIAMFLPIGAAVAMLLGGLARLYVRKKYGSEAEEKHLSTASGLMVGEGFAAMIVSIIVFIKTMGA; the protein is encoded by the coding sequence ATGTCAGAACATGATCAAGCAAAGGTAAAGGTACCAGAGATGACAATAAGGACAATAGTTCTTAGTATCATTTTATCAGGTATACTCGGGGTTTTAAACGTGTACAGCGGTGCCCTAACCGGTGTTTACTGGGGCGGTTCTGTAGTAGCAGCGGTACTGGGATATGCCATTCTTTCCATAGGGAAAAACAGGCCTACAATTTTGGAAGGTAACATAGTACAGACAATATCGTCTGCTGGTGGCGTGGCACCTGTCGGCATATTCAACGCATATGTGGCAGCTATGCTGCTGGGAATGGCTTTTGATTTCATGACAGCAGTAATAGTGCTTACCTTAGGTTCAGTTATGGGTGTACTATATGTGGTAGTATTCAGAAGAGCATTGATAGTTGAAGAACAACTGGCATTCCCTGCAGGTATAGCCTGCGCGGAAACTCTAAAAGTCTGTGACGAAAGCGGGGAAGAAGCCAGCAAAAGGGCAAAACTATTGGCTATCACTGCGGTTATAGCAGCAGTGGTTGTTCTTGTGAGAGACCAGCTGCATCTAATTCCGTTTTATATAGATTTTACAAAATACCTCCCCGAAGGTTTTGTATTCAATATAGCCATATACCCTCTGATGGTAGCCCTGGGATATATAATAGGAATACGCCCGGCCATCATGTTCTTCGTAGGTGGTGCGGTAATGTGGTGGGTAATAGGACCTGTAGGGTTCCATATGGGAGTATTTCCAAATCCACAGGTTGACCCGGGTCCCCTGAAAACTTGGGTAACTTCCCCCGCAGTGGGATTAATCCTGGGTGGTTCACTGATGCCCATGATACTCAAGTACAAGACATTCGTGCGTGCATTCAAGACACTTGCTAATATCAAAGCGGTTAAGGAAGAAAAAGATGTGCCTCTTAAGTATGTGCTGTGGGGAGGAGGTATTGTTGGTGCTCTCGCATGCATCTACTACTTTGTGGCTTTTGAGGTCCCGGTGGTTATTACCATTGCTTCCCTGGTGCTTATTTTCTTTGCCATCTTCGTACTAACAAGGTGTGTAGGAGAAACAGGTCTAAATCCGGGTACACTGATCGGATGGGCTACTCTAGGTATTATAGCTGCAATAGGATTGAAAGATCCTATTAAAATACTGCTAGTGGGAGCATTTATGATGACAGCATCAGGACTGGCAACAGACGTTATGCAGGACTTGAAAACTGGTTACCTTGTAGGAGCAACTCCCAGAACGCAAATAATAGGTCAGTTTATAGGGATACTTCCCGGTTTGCTGACAGGGGTTTTTGCAGCTTATGTAATTATAGGAGCACATGGTATTGGAAGCCCTCAGGCTCCATTCCCCATGGGTTTTGCATGGAAAGGAGTGGCTGAGTCTCTAGCAGGTGGAGGAAGCGTAATTGATTATGTTCCCTTGCTAATTGCAGCAGTGATAGGTGCCGTATCCACTTTCTTTGCACTTCCGACGTTAACTGCCGGAATAGCAATGTTCCTGCCTATAGGGGCTGCTGTGGCAATGCTTCTTGGCGGACTGGCCAGGTTATATGTGAGGAAAAAGTACGGAAGCGAAGCCGAAGAAAAGCACCTGTCAACAGCTTCCGGATTGATGGTTGGTGAAGGTTTTGCTGCAATGATAGTAAGTATAATAGTATTCATTAAAACTATGGGGGCTTAA
- a CDS encoding serine hydrolase — protein MKKIAQIIENEVKLIEGQVGVGFKDLKSGEEYYYNGDERVLAASTFKVPVLVEFYNQVISGKLNLDKRYEVKEEDITFGSGVLKELKPGMALTLKDYATLMMIISDNVATDIVLKIVGKENVNKTIKSLGLKNTRVMMSCKELLNDAIGIKPTDDQETIAEKLTNLEFDKNAKCFTDYEDNDVTSPADMVKIFDLIYNKRILNEQACDEMLDIMKRCQTNWRIPRYFPKNVKAAHKTGSIAGVANDAGIVFTEKGDYILAIYSNGPEDDYAINVRGFDFIATLSKKIYDYYVSR, from the coding sequence ATGAAAAAGATAGCACAAATTATTGAAAATGAAGTGAAGCTAATCGAAGGACAGGTGGGAGTGGGATTTAAAGATTTAAAAAGCGGTGAGGAATATTATTATAACGGAGATGAGAGAGTCCTTGCTGCCAGCACTTTTAAGGTGCCTGTACTGGTAGAATTTTATAATCAGGTTATCAGCGGAAAGCTGAATCTTGACAAGAGATATGAGGTCAAAGAGGAAGATATTACATTCGGTTCGGGCGTATTAAAGGAACTCAAACCAGGGATGGCGCTGACACTCAAGGATTATGCCACATTAATGATGATAATAAGTGATAATGTAGCCACAGATATCGTATTGAAAATTGTTGGCAAGGAAAATGTAAATAAAACAATAAAGTCTCTCGGCCTTAAAAATACCAGAGTAATGATGTCATGTAAAGAACTGTTGAACGATGCCATAGGCATTAAGCCAACAGATGATCAGGAGACTATAGCAGAGAAACTTACGAATTTGGAGTTTGACAAAAATGCTAAATGTTTTACCGATTATGAAGACAATGATGTAACTTCACCGGCCGATATGGTTAAGATATTTGATCTGATTTACAACAAGCGCATCCTTAATGAACAGGCATGTGATGAAATGCTGGATATAATGAAGAGATGCCAGACAAACTGGCGGATTCCCAGATATTTCCCCAAAAATGTAAAAGCAGCTCATAAAACCGGCTCCATAGCTGGAGTTGCAAATGATGCAGGTATAGTTTTCACCGAAAAAGGAGATTATATATTGGCCATTTATTCGAACGGACCAGAGGACGATTATGCAATCAATGTAAGGGGATTTGACTTTATAGCAACTCTCTCGAAAAAAATCTACGACTATTATGTCTCAAGGTAA